Proteins encoded together in one Candidatus Eisenbacteria bacterium window:
- a CDS encoding polysaccharide export protein has translation MRKSYLIRLGVGLAAVLFILSIGAGSAAAADPYIIGPEDVLAISVWEHPELSLAVTVNQSGEFTFPPIGEVTAVGRSPRALARHLEEILETFLRQRVQVTVTVSEYNSRRVHVTGAVNTPGRYSFSEIPHLLEILGLAGGPSPMADLTRVRILRTAVAETTSIVVNMDQVLHSGNLGIVPKLIAGDVIYVPSRVDEGQVVVPGEAGVAYVLGAVARPGPVRVGGGLALTRLLSVVGGILPGGEAEKVRVLTLGNGEVSPWVMESNVKEMLETGEIGPSVLPGELVYVPPYEPGVLQSARNAIVEFGGLSRDIVNILLIIDYLNN, from the coding sequence ATGAGGAAAAGCTATCTGATCCGACTTGGAGTGGGTCTTGCGGCCGTGCTGTTCATTCTCTCAATAGGAGCGGGGAGCGCCGCTGCCGCGGATCCGTATATTATCGGGCCCGAAGATGTCCTGGCCATTTCCGTCTGGGAGCACCCGGAACTCTCTCTCGCGGTAACGGTGAACCAGAGCGGTGAGTTTACTTTTCCGCCGATCGGCGAGGTCACGGCTGTCGGACGCAGTCCGCGGGCGTTGGCCCGGCATCTTGAAGAAATTCTGGAGACATTCCTCCGGCAAAGAGTCCAGGTGACAGTGACGGTTTCCGAATATAACAGCCGGCGTGTCCATGTGACCGGCGCCGTCAACACACCCGGCCGTTATAGCTTTTCAGAGATCCCGCACCTCCTCGAGATCCTCGGTCTGGCCGGTGGGCCTTCACCCATGGCCGACCTCACCCGCGTCCGGATTCTTAGGACGGCGGTGGCCGAGACGACCTCGATCGTCGTGAATATGGATCAAGTCCTTCACTCCGGTAATCTCGGCATTGTTCCCAAACTGATCGCCGGTGATGTTATCTACGTGCCTTCCCGTGTCGATGAGGGGCAGGTTGTCGTCCCTGGAGAAGCGGGCGTCGCCTACGTCCTTGGCGCCGTCGCCCGGCCGGGCCCTGTCCGGGTCGGTGGCGGGCTGGCCCTGACACGGCTGCTCTCCGTTGTTGGTGGGATTCTGCCGGGTGGCGAGGCGGAAAAAGTCCGTGTTTTGACTCTGGGGAATGGGGAAGTCTCACCCTGGGTCATGGAATCCAATGTAAAGGAGATGCTGGAAACAGGCGAAATCGGGCCCTCTGTGCTTCCCGGAGAGTTGGTCTATGTTCCTCCTTATGAACCGGGTGTTCTCCAATCAGCGCGGAATGCCATTGTCGAATTCGGAGGTCT
- a CDS encoding CvpA family protein, with protein sequence MNWLDVVLSIIFILSIIVSVRQGLIKEATSLIGLVLALLIASKLFQSVAESLADKIGSGPLLAMAAFILVFLIVYLGVLLLGHVLSKSLKILKMQWLDRLLGSVFGAARGILLLVFILITLLLILPSSHPSPILQSSFAYSYAEPVIRLVGHLLPSSVGDEIEDRDTFHRSGMKPLQNPIRTISI encoded by the coding sequence ATGAATTGGCTTGATGTCGTTCTATCCATCATTTTCATACTCTCCATCATTGTGAGTGTTCGGCAGGGATTGATCAAAGAGGCGACAAGTCTGATCGGTCTGGTCCTCGCTCTCCTCATCGCTTCAAAGCTCTTCCAGTCGGTCGCGGAGTCTCTTGCCGATAAAATTGGGAGCGGACCGCTCCTCGCCATGGCCGCCTTTATCCTCGTCTTCCTCATTGTCTATCTGGGAGTCCTGCTTCTGGGCCATGTGCTCTCCAAGTCGCTGAAGATACTAAAAATGCAATGGCTGGACCGGCTTCTGGGCTCCGTTTTTGGCGCGGCCCGCGGCATCCTTCTCCTCGTCTTCATTTTGATTACCCTTCTTCTCATTCTGCCTTCATCCCATCCCAGCCCGATTCTTCAATCCTCTTTCGCGTACAGTTACGCGGAGCCTGTTATCCGGCTGGTGGGACATCTCCTGCCCTCATCGGTTGGAGATGAGATTGAAGACCGGGATACTTTTCATCGCAGTGGGATGAAGCCCCTACAAAACCCAATCCGGACAATCTCGATCTAG
- a CDS encoding polysaccharide biosynthesis protein — protein MNMKRVLLTAIDAALINLAVLCALWLRFDGRVPPNYLHTFLIVTPFHTTLVLLILHIWKVNRSLWRYAGIPTAISLLQALTLEHFVAFIANGVLTPHPFPRSVIILSWILSVGLFAGSRFFWKLYRGGILIPARRKGRRILIAGAGDIGAVVARELQRVEMGNGYPVGFADDDPHKKGRMIENLEVLGTTFDIPRLIREKQIDEVIVAAPSAPSRLMRQIFEYGLKAGIWVRTVPSLANFIEGKGALRQVREVSIEDLLGRDPVQIDQEGIESFLSNKRILVTGAGGSIGSELCRQIFRFRPSRLIALDHDENRLTYLGIELTAQDPTLDLLLVVGDIRDEKGMDALTEQHRPHVIFHAAAHKHVPLLEDRPREAIRNNIQGTLNVARAAQKYEAEAMVLISTDKAVDPTNVMGASKRGCELIIQALGQNSKTVLTAVRFGNVMGSQGSVIPIFRRQLAKGGPLTVTHPLARRYFMTVPEAAQLVLQAASFGRSGDIFILDMGEQVRILDVARQLIQLSGLEPDVDIPIVFTGLRPGEKLEEELLTDGERVRTTRHAKVFRCNLESTDPQKTLARVQDLIAKAEKMSTVELKGLLNQLVPEYQPNAVLAPLPDKEPEKRGESEPGASPQDSDLKPSLSGIRNDQAPPWSDRILAGLGLMTLGPPLIIMLSMRRLLGPEDVLLIREVRVGADRRGEERRRPTGWAPIDRRYQDRRHRNLGGRPYSAFRIRFRPGHGPRWIRPLDRWMRSVKAGALPGLLNVLRGHATLADLYPGRPMPHDIEIHDYKGNGDGDPAEHSSHGPAIPESQRRRLT, from the coding sequence TTGAATATGAAACGGGTCTTGCTTACCGCCATTGATGCGGCACTGATAAATTTGGCTGTTTTGTGCGCTCTTTGGCTGCGCTTTGACGGCCGGGTTCCGCCGAACTATCTCCATACTTTCCTCATTGTGACCCCGTTTCATACCACCCTCGTTCTCTTGATCCTGCACATCTGGAAAGTGAATCGATCTTTATGGCGCTATGCTGGAATCCCTACGGCGATTTCCCTTCTACAAGCGCTGACCCTGGAACACTTCGTCGCTTTCATCGCCAACGGCGTTTTGACCCCGCATCCCTTTCCCCGGTCGGTCATCATCCTCTCCTGGATCCTCTCCGTCGGGCTTTTCGCGGGCAGCCGCTTTTTTTGGAAGCTCTACCGTGGCGGGATTCTCATTCCTGCGCGCCGGAAGGGACGTAGGATCCTGATTGCCGGGGCGGGGGATATCGGCGCCGTCGTCGCCCGCGAGCTGCAGCGGGTTGAGATGGGCAACGGTTACCCGGTGGGTTTCGCCGATGATGATCCTCATAAAAAGGGCCGGATGATCGAGAATCTTGAAGTGCTGGGGACAACTTTTGACATACCCCGGCTCATCCGCGAAAAGCAGATCGATGAAGTCATTGTTGCGGCTCCCTCGGCGCCGAGCCGCTTGATGCGCCAGATCTTTGAATATGGGTTGAAAGCCGGTATCTGGGTTCGAACCGTTCCCTCCCTTGCTAATTTCATCGAGGGCAAAGGGGCTCTGCGCCAGGTCCGGGAGGTCTCCATTGAAGACCTTTTAGGGCGGGATCCCGTCCAGATTGATCAAGAGGGGATCGAGTCGTTTCTCTCGAATAAGAGAATTCTCGTCACCGGCGCCGGCGGCTCAATCGGATCGGAGTTGTGCCGGCAAATCTTCAGATTCCGGCCCTCGCGCCTCATCGCGCTGGATCATGATGAAAACAGGCTGACCTATCTTGGGATTGAGCTGACCGCGCAGGATCCGACACTGGATCTTCTTCTAGTCGTCGGCGATATCCGCGATGAGAAGGGAATGGATGCCCTCACCGAGCAGCATCGCCCGCACGTTATCTTTCATGCCGCGGCTCACAAACATGTCCCGCTCCTCGAAGACAGGCCTCGCGAAGCGATCCGCAATAACATTCAAGGGACGCTCAATGTCGCCCGGGCGGCTCAAAAATATGAAGCCGAGGCGATGGTCCTCATATCCACCGACAAGGCGGTCGACCCGACCAATGTCATGGGCGCCTCCAAACGCGGGTGTGAGTTGATTATTCAGGCGCTCGGGCAAAACAGTAAAACCGTTCTCACCGCTGTCCGATTCGGAAATGTAATGGGCAGCCAGGGAAGCGTCATTCCGATTTTCAGGCGTCAATTAGCCAAGGGGGGGCCGCTCACCGTCACGCATCCCCTGGCGCGGCGATACTTTATGACGGTTCCCGAAGCGGCGCAACTTGTTCTCCAAGCCGCCTCCTTTGGCCGGTCTGGAGATATCTTCATCCTGGATATGGGCGAGCAGGTTCGCATCCTCGATGTGGCCCGGCAGCTTATTCAATTGTCAGGTCTGGAGCCGGATGTCGATATCCCGATCGTCTTCACCGGGCTGAGACCGGGCGAGAAACTGGAAGAGGAACTCCTCACCGACGGTGAGCGGGTTCGCACGACCCGCCACGCAAAAGTCTTCCGCTGCAACTTGGAATCGACCGACCCGCAGAAGACGCTCGCAAGGGTTCAGGATCTTATCGCCAAAGCTGAAAAGATGTCGACCGTCGAGTTGAAGGGGCTGTTGAATCAGCTGGTGCCGGAGTATCAACCAAACGCTGTGCTGGCTCCCTTGCCGGACAAAGAGCCCGAGAAAAGGGGAGAAAGCGAACCGGGTGCGTCCCCGCAGGATTCCGATCTCAAACCGTCGCTGAGTGGGATCCGAAACGACCAGGCGCCACCATGGAGCGACCGGATTCTCGCGGGATTGGGATTGATGACACTCGGACCTCCATTGATCATCATGTTGAGTATGCGCAGGCTGTTGGGTCCCGAGGATGTTCTCCTGATCCGTGAAGTCAGGGTGGGAGCGGACCGCAGGGGCGAAGAGCGCCGGCGTCCAACGGGGTGGGCTCCTATCGATCGACGCTACCAGGATCGGCGCCATCGGAATCTGGGTGGGCGCCCCTATTCCGCTTTTCGCATCCGTTTCAGGCCGGGGCATGGACCACGATGGATAAGACCCTTGGACCGGTGGATGAGATCGGTGAAGGCCGGTGCGTTGCCCGGCTTGTTAAATGTTCTTCGGGGGCATGCGACTCTGGCGGATTTGTATCCCGGTCGGCCGATGCCTCATGATATTGAAATTCATGATTATAAAGGGAACGGTGATGGTGACCCTGCGGAGCATTCCTCTCATGGGCCGGCAATCCCCGAATCCCAGCGGAGAAGGCTGACATGA
- a CDS encoding macro domain-containing protein, translated as MAFQLFKTQIEFIHGAYTEPPADGLIIPANDHLWMGTGPARLIKEAGGEEIEREAVKEGPVGMGDVVVTAAGKLPFKHILHAALMSQDLHISAETLGLALQNAIQRAAKLKLKHINFAVPLETGDRPLRPDILAEMIRVLFRVLEEIEGIKTLRLVVANESSKKIMHDAFLHALY; from the coding sequence TTGGCGTTCCAACTCTTCAAGACTCAGATCGAGTTTATACATGGCGCCTATACCGAGCCACCGGCCGACGGATTGATCATTCCGGCCAATGATCACCTTTGGATGGGGACCGGACCGGCCCGCCTGATTAAAGAGGCCGGGGGGGAGGAGATCGAGAGGGAGGCGGTCAAAGAAGGTCCGGTGGGAATGGGAGATGTGGTGGTGACGGCGGCGGGGAAACTGCCCTTTAAGCATATTTTGCACGCCGCTCTCATGAGTCAGGATCTTCATATCAGCGCCGAGACATTAGGTCTCGCTCTACAAAACGCCATCCAACGGGCGGCGAAACTGAAGCTGAAGCATATCAATTTCGCCGTTCCCCTCGAGACCGGCGATCGCCCTTTGCGGCCGGATATCCTCGCGGAAATGATCCGCGTTCTTTTCCGCGTGCTCGAGGAGATCGAAGGGATCAAGACCCTGCGTCTTGTGGTGGCCAATGAGAGCAGCAAAAAGATTATGCACGATGCTTTCTTGCATGCGCTCTATTAG